From a region of the Torulaspora globosa chromosome 7, complete sequence genome:
- the TOA2 gene encoding transcription initiation factor IIA subunit gamma (ancestral locus Anc_2.580) — translation MAVPGYYELYRRSTVGNSLVDALDTLISDGRIEASLAMRVLETFDKVVAETLRDSTQSKLTVKGNLDTYGFCDDVWTFIVKNCQVTVEGVAGGNRGNDESQTTVSVDKLRIVACNSKKSE, via the coding sequence aTGGCCGTTCCAGGGTACTATGAACTGTATCGTCGTAGCACGGTAGGCAATAGTTTGGTGGATGCGCTTGATACGCTCATCAGCGATGGGAGAATCGAAGCTTCGCTGGCGATGCGTGTGCTGGAAACGTTCGATAAAGTAGTGGCCGAGACGTTGAGGGATAGTACTCAATCCAAGCTGACTGTCAAGGGGAATCTGGATACCTACGGGTTTTGCGACGATGTGTGGACTTTcatagtgaaaaattgtCAAGTTACGGTGGAAGGTGTTGCTGGTGGGAATCGTGGCAACGATGAGTCGCAGACGACAGTGTCTGTCGATAAATTGAGGATAGTGGCATGTAATTCGAAGAAGAGCGAATAG